The proteins below come from a single Candidatus Schekmanbacteria bacterium RIFCSPLOWO2_02_FULL_38_14 genomic window:
- a CDS encoding alcohol dehydrogenase: protein MRVAKYYNNKDIRIEEMPIPKIASGELLVKVIASGICGSDVMEWYRIKKAPLVLGHEIAGEVVEVGNGVKRFKVGDRVSVSHHVPCNTCHYCLNGNYSVCDTLRSTNFDPGGFSEYLRIPQINVDRGTFLLPDKVSYEDGTFAEPLACVLRGQRIAKLKPGHSVLVIGSGISGLLHIKLARALGAGKIIAMDINEYRLKSAKKFGADAVINAKEYSAKKLCEKNNGRLADIVILCAGAMSAIKQALQSADRGGTILFFAPTEPGVKIPVDMWNLWRDGITLAMSYAGPPEDTVSAIELIRAKRVIVSDMITHRLSLGETALGFKLVAEANESMKVIIEPQR, encoded by the coding sequence ATGAGAGTCGCAAAATATTACAACAACAAAGACATAAGAATTGAAGAAATGCCAATTCCAAAGATTGCTTCCGGAGAACTTCTTGTCAAGGTAATAGCAAGCGGTATTTGTGGCAGCGATGTAATGGAGTGGTACCGAATCAAAAAAGCTCCTCTTGTGCTCGGACACGAAATAGCAGGAGAAGTCGTTGAAGTTGGCAATGGGGTAAAACGCTTTAAAGTTGGAGACAGGGTTTCTGTTTCCCACCATGTTCCATGCAACACCTGCCATTACTGTCTGAATGGGAATTATTCAGTCTGCGATACTTTGCGTTCTACAAATTTTGACCCTGGTGGCTTTTCAGAGTATCTCAGAATCCCGCAGATAAATGTTGACCGCGGAACCTTTCTTTTACCTGATAAAGTCTCATATGAAGACGGAACATTTGCAGAGCCATTAGCCTGCGTTCTTCGCGGACAAAGAATTGCAAAACTAAAACCCGGACACAGCGTGCTTGTAATTGGAAGCGGAATATCAGGCTTGCTTCACATTAAGCTTGCCAGAGCACTGGGTGCAGGGAAAATAATTGCAATGGATATTAATGAATATCGCCTTAAATCAGCAAAAAAGTTTGGAGCTGATGCAGTAATCAACGCAAAAGAGTATTCTGCAAAAAAGCTTTGTGAGAAAAACAACGGGAGACTTGCAGATATTGTTATCCTCTGCGCTGGCGCGATGTCAGCAATAAAACAGGCATTACAATCTGCTGACAGGGGCGGGACAATTTTATTTTTTGCGCCAACTGAGCCCGGGGTTAAAATTCCTGTTGATATGTGGAATCTCTGGCGCGACGGCATAACCCTTGCAATGTCCTATGCAGGACCCCCTGAAGACACAGTTTCTGCAATAGAATTAATCAGGGCAAAAAGAGTTATTGTCAGTGATATGATAACCCACCGCCTGAGTCTGGGAGAAACAGCACTCGGCTTTAAACTCGTGGCAGAGGCAAACGAATCCATGAAGGTAATCATAGAACCGCAGAGGTAA
- a CDS encoding ABC transporter ATP-binding protein gives MNGNVVELKNIYKAYRRDHIEIPVLQDISFSIPEGEFLALMGPSGSGKTTLLNLIAGIDRPDSGIIKVAGIEVNRLNETELAKWRSHNIGFIFQSYNLIPVLTAHDNVELPLLLTNLSKKERREHVRIALDLVGLSDRVDHYPRQLSGGQEQRVAIARAIVTDPTLLVADEPTGELDKQSAQDILNLLGRLNKEFGKTIVMVTHDPRAAEKAHTRRHLDKGVLI, from the coding sequence ATGAACGGAAATGTTGTTGAGCTAAAAAATATTTATAAAGCATACCGGAGAGACCATATTGAAATTCCTGTTCTGCAGGACATATCCTTTTCAATACCAGAGGGGGAATTTCTTGCCCTTATGGGTCCATCAGGCTCAGGGAAAACCACTCTTCTTAACCTGATTGCAGGCATAGACCGCCCTGACAGCGGTATAATAAAGGTTGCAGGAATAGAAGTTAACAGGCTGAATGAAACCGAGCTTGCAAAATGGCGCTCCCATAATATTGGATTCATTTTTCAGTCGTACAATCTTATTCCTGTTCTCACAGCCCACGATAACGTAGAACTTCCGCTTCTCCTTACAAACCTCTCGAAGAAAGAAAGAAGGGAACATGTCAGGATAGCTCTTGACCTTGTTGGTCTGTCTGACAGAGTAGACCATTATCCGCGTCAGTTATCCGGAGGGCAGGAACAGCGTGTTGCAATAGCGAGGGCAATCGTGACAGATCCAACACTTCTCGTTGCTGACGAACCAACAGGGGAACTTGACAAACAGTCTGCCCAAGATATTTTAAATCTTCTTGGAAGGCTTAATAAGGAATTCGGAAAAACAATAGTAATGGTTACCCACGACCCACGGGCAGCAGAAAAAGCCCATACAAGAAGGCATCTTGACAAAGGAGTTTTGATATAA
- a CDS encoding ABC transporter ATP-binding protein: MNLSKLIARNLFRHKLRSFLAMLGIAIAVTAFALLRTVIDAWYFGVEMSSENRLVTRSAISLISPLPLAYGEKIAKIPGVTAVGHGTWFGGFYKEEKNFFSDFAINPHYLNLYPELLLSAEEKKVFETQKNTCIIGENLAKRFGWKIGDTVRIIGNIFPGNWDFVVRGIYRGAKKSTDRTMFFFRWDYLDERMKRESPSRAGHVGWFLINIKNPDDAAIISKTVDSTFKNSLYETITETEKAFQLSFLSMVETIIKAMKVVSVIIIGIILIVLSNTMAMTARERIPEYATLKTMGFGARDLISLIGGESIMIALCGGLTGIILTFPIVELFGKAIEKFLPVFEISNNTIALSFLISLVVGISSSIFPLMRAIKLSIAQSLRKVG, from the coding sequence ATGAATCTTTCAAAACTCATAGCCAGAAATCTTTTTCGCCATAAATTGCGCTCTTTTCTTGCAATGCTCGGCATTGCCATAGCGGTTACCGCCTTTGCCCTTTTGCGGACTGTTATTGATGCGTGGTATTTCGGGGTTGAAATGTCATCTGAAAACCGGCTTGTTACCAGAAGCGCCATCTCTCTAATCTCCCCTCTCCCGCTTGCTTACGGAGAAAAAATTGCAAAGATTCCCGGAGTCACGGCAGTAGGACACGGGACATGGTTTGGCGGGTTTTACAAAGAGGAAAAAAATTTCTTTTCAGACTTTGCAATTAATCCGCACTATTTAAACCTCTATCCTGAACTCCTTCTTTCTGCTGAGGAAAAGAAGGTATTTGAAACACAGAAAAATACCTGTATTATAGGTGAGAACCTTGCAAAGAGATTTGGATGGAAAATCGGAGACACTGTCAGGATAATAGGAAACATCTTTCCGGGCAACTGGGATTTTGTTGTTAGAGGAATTTACAGAGGTGCAAAAAAATCAACCGATAGGACAATGTTTTTTTTCAGATGGGATTACCTTGATGAAAGGATGAAAAGGGAATCCCCTTCAAGGGCAGGCCATGTGGGGTGGTTTCTGATAAATATAAAAAACCCGGATGATGCTGCCATTATAAGCAAGACAGTAGATTCAACTTTTAAAAATTCCCTCTACGAAACAATAACTGAAACTGAAAAGGCTTTTCAGCTGTCTTTCCTTTCAATGGTTGAAACAATTATTAAAGCAATGAAGGTTGTTTCTGTTATAATTATTGGAATAATCCTCATTGTGCTCTCAAACACAATGGCAATGACTGCAAGGGAAAGAATACCGGAATATGCAACATTAAAAACCATGGGTTTTGGCGCAAGGGATTTAATCTCACTCATTGGTGGTGAATCCATTATGATTGCGCTGTGTGGCGGGCTTACCGGAATAATCCTGACCTTTCCCATCGTAGAATTATTTGGCAAAGCCATTGAAAAATTCCTTCCAGTATTTGAAATATCAAACAATACCATTGCTTTGAGCTTTCTGATTTCACTTGTCGTTGGAATCTCATCATCAATCTTTCCTTTAATGAGGGCAATAAAGCTGTCAATTGCACAAAGCCTGAGAAAGGTCGGATAA
- a CDS encoding multidrug ABC transporter permease, with amino-acid sequence MAIPVYYNLKNLTARKFTTALTSIAVALVVFVFANVLMLAYGIKKTLVDTGSDENAIVIRRSSVSEVQSSISRDQAGVVETQPEIVIDEKGKAMVSKEVIVLISLIKKQTKNLSNVTVRGTSPVSVTMRPQIKIKEGRIWREGLQEIIVGSSIAKNFSEIRLGKTLRFALRDWKVVGIFDGGGSGFDSEVWGDVNQVMAAFRRPVYSSITVQLKDISFFEKIKTRLENDPRLTLEVKRERKYYAEQSEILASFLKILGLAITIIFSLGSMIGAMVTMYGSVANRVTEIGTLRVLGFRRGNILVAFLMESIFISAIGGFAGLVAASFMQLITISTMNFQTFSELAFSFTLTPSIAIESMVFAIVMGIIGGFLPAVRASRIDIIRALRS; translated from the coding sequence ATGGCAATCCCCGTTTATTATAATCTTAAAAATCTCACAGCAAGAAAGTTTACTACCGCGCTGACCTCAATTGCTGTTGCCCTTGTCGTTTTTGTTTTCGCGAATGTGCTAATGCTTGCCTACGGGATTAAAAAAACCCTTGTTGATACAGGTTCAGATGAAAATGCAATAGTCATCAGGAGGTCTTCTGTCTCGGAAGTGCAAAGCAGCATAAGCCGCGACCAGGCAGGGGTAGTCGAGACCCAGCCCGAAATAGTAATAGATGAAAAAGGAAAAGCAATGGTCTCAAAAGAAGTAATCGTTCTTATTTCTCTTATTAAAAAACAAACAAAGAATCTGTCCAATGTAACTGTGCGCGGAACTTCTCCTGTGTCAGTCACAATGAGGCCTCAGATAAAAATAAAGGAAGGGCGTATCTGGCGTGAGGGTCTTCAGGAGATAATTGTTGGAAGCTCGATTGCAAAAAACTTCAGCGAAATCAGGCTTGGCAAAACATTACGCTTTGCCCTCAGGGACTGGAAAGTTGTCGGAATATTTGATGGAGGAGGAAGTGGTTTTGACTCTGAAGTCTGGGGAGACGTGAATCAGGTAATGGCAGCCTTCCGCAGGCCTGTTTATTCTTCAATAACAGTGCAACTTAAAGATATAAGTTTTTTTGAAAAGATAAAAACCAGACTGGAAAATGACCCTCGTCTTACCCTTGAGGTAAAACGGGAAAGGAAATACTATGCAGAGCAATCAGAAATACTCGCATCTTTTCTGAAAATCCTTGGACTTGCAATCACCATCATCTTCAGCCTCGGCTCAATGATAGGGGCAATGGTGACAATGTACGGCTCTGTTGCAAACAGGGTTACAGAAATCGGTACACTCAGGGTGCTCGGATTCAGGCGTGGAAATATCCTTGTTGCCTTTCTCATGGAATCAATTTTTATATCTGCAATCGGAGGATTCGCAGGGCTTGTGGCAGCATCCTTCATGCAGCTTATCACAATATCCACAATGAATTTCCAGACATTCTCAGAGCTTGCCTTCTCCTTCACCCTGACACCAAGCATTGCAATCGAGTCAATGGTTTTTGCCATTGTTATGGGAATCATAGGAGGCTTTCTTCCGGCAGTCAGGGCATCAAGGATAGATATAATACGGGCACTGCGAAGTTAG
- a CDS encoding phosphoribosylglycinamide formyltransferase codes for MNKLRIGVLVSGRGTNLQSIIDNIKNGNIPAEIAIVISNISGAYALSRAEKHSIKTKVIEHRNFKSREEFEKSIIEVLRTEGVELVCLAGFMRILSSFFINTFKHRIINIHPALLPSFPGTHAQKQALNYGVKIAGCTVHFVDEGTDTGPIILQEAVPVLDNDTEESLSSRILEKEHILYSKAIMLFAEGKIEIKGRKVIIKN; via the coding sequence ATGAATAAACTGAGAATCGGAGTTCTTGTTTCAGGAAGGGGAACAAATCTCCAGAGCATAATTGATAATATTAAAAACGGAAATATCCCTGCTGAAATCGCAATCGTCATCAGTAATATTTCTGGTGCATATGCGCTTTCAAGGGCAGAAAAGCACAGCATAAAAACAAAAGTTATAGAACACAGAAACTTCAAGTCCCGGGAAGAATTTGAAAAATCAATAATTGAAGTATTGAGAACAGAAGGAGTGGAACTTGTCTGCCTTGCAGGATTTATGAGAATTCTGAGCTCATTTTTTATAAACACATTCAAGCACAGAATAATTAACATTCACCCTGCACTGCTTCCATCATTTCCAGGAACTCACGCACAAAAACAAGCCCTCAACTATGGAGTAAAAATCGCTGGCTGTACAGTTCACTTTGTTGATGAGGGAACAGACACAGGTCCAATAATCCTTCAGGAAGCAGTTCCTGTTTTGGACAATGACACAGAAGAATCTCTCTCATCAAGAATCCTTGAAAAAGAACACATCCTTTATTCAAAAGCCATTATGCTTTTTGCTGAGGGAAAGATTGAGATAAAGGGGAGAAAGGTAATTATTAAAAATTAA
- a CDS encoding recombinase RecD, with protein sequence MKERLTTVEGIIERVVYTSEEDNYTVARVKLSDEYKIITVVGNLFGANLGETLKLTGEWVNHKKFGEQFKIESYVPVIPATTNGIEKYLGSGLIKGVGPVMAKRVVKKFGLNTLDIIENDIESLKKVEGIGKKRIEMIACAWNEQKGVRDVMIFLQSNGVSPAYSAKIFKTYKNQSISIVKNNPYRLATDIVGIGFKIADQIAQNMGIEKNSIERAKAGVVFVLKELAEDGHVCYPYEELKNECCKLLETEADVIESALGELERTKNVFIERRSEYGEEKQEAMVYLLHFYMAESGVAEKIADLLRTPFEREIKDIEHELSNAQKGLNIKLADDQVKAIKNAVSEKVLIITGGPGTGKTTIIRSILGIYEKFGIRVILAAPTGRAAKRLSESTGREAKTIHRLLEYNPQKGGFGKNENSKLKTDMVVVDESSMVDIHLMYNLLKAIPETSKLILVGDIHQLPSVGAGNVLKDIINSGKAVVVHLKEIFRQAAGSMIIVNAHRINQGKFPIIPKNESGRLFDFYFIEEEDGEKIVKIIKELCVERIPERFKFNPIDDIQVLSPMHKGITGASNLNHELQEALNPGGVEFARGGRVFRINDKVMQVRNNYDKDVYNGDIGRVVEIDFEKQELKVLYDTGIVGYDFSELDEIYLSYAISVHKSQGSEYKAVIIPLLPQHYFLLQRNLLYTAVTRGKRLVILVGTKKAIGMALSNNKVQERYTLLRQRLIKH encoded by the coding sequence ATGAAGGAAAGATTAACTACAGTAGAGGGAATTATTGAGCGGGTTGTCTATACAAGCGAAGAAGACAATTATACTGTTGCAAGGGTGAAGCTCAGCGATGAATATAAAATCATCACAGTTGTCGGGAATTTATTTGGAGCAAACCTTGGAGAGACTCTTAAGCTCACCGGTGAGTGGGTAAATCACAAGAAGTTCGGAGAGCAGTTTAAAATTGAAAGCTATGTTCCTGTTATACCTGCGACAACAAACGGAATTGAAAAATACCTTGGTTCAGGGCTTATAAAGGGAGTTGGCCCTGTTATGGCAAAGAGGGTAGTTAAGAAATTTGGTCTTAATACACTGGATATAATAGAAAACGACATAGAAAGTCTTAAAAAAGTTGAAGGGATAGGTAAGAAAAGAATAGAGATGATAGCCTGCGCGTGGAATGAGCAGAAGGGGGTAAGGGATGTTATGATTTTTCTGCAGAGCAACGGAGTAAGCCCAGCCTATTCAGCAAAAATTTTTAAGACTTACAAAAATCAGTCTATCTCAATTGTAAAAAACAATCCCTATCGCCTTGCAACAGACATTGTTGGGATAGGATTTAAAATAGCAGACCAGATTGCACAAAACATGGGGATAGAAAAAAACTCTATTGAAAGAGCAAAGGCAGGTGTTGTTTTTGTTTTAAAAGAGCTGGCTGAGGACGGGCATGTCTGCTATCCCTATGAGGAGTTAAAAAATGAGTGCTGCAAGCTTCTTGAGACAGAAGCTGATGTGATTGAAAGTGCCCTTGGAGAACTTGAAAGGACAAAGAACGTTTTCATTGAAAGAAGAAGTGAATATGGAGAAGAGAAACAAGAAGCAATGGTCTATCTGCTCCATTTCTATATGGCGGAATCAGGCGTTGCTGAAAAGATAGCAGATTTGCTAAGGACTCCGTTTGAGAGGGAGATAAAGGACATTGAACATGAGCTAAGCAATGCACAGAAAGGACTAAATATAAAGCTTGCAGATGACCAAGTAAAAGCAATCAAGAACGCTGTTTCAGAAAAAGTTTTAATTATTACAGGAGGACCCGGAACAGGCAAGACAACTATTATCAGGTCAATACTGGGCATTTATGAAAAATTTGGAATAAGAGTAATTTTAGCAGCTCCGACCGGAAGGGCAGCAAAGAGACTTTCAGAGTCAACAGGCAGAGAGGCAAAAACAATTCACCGGCTTCTTGAATATAATCCGCAAAAAGGTGGTTTTGGAAAAAATGAAAATTCAAAACTCAAGACTGATATGGTGGTTGTTGATGAATCCTCGATGGTTGACATTCATCTGATGTATAACCTTCTTAAAGCAATTCCTGAAACATCAAAGTTAATTCTGGTAGGAGATATTCACCAGTTGCCTTCAGTTGGAGCAGGAAATGTTTTAAAGGATATAATTAATTCAGGGAAAGCAGTGGTTGTGCATCTTAAGGAGATTTTCAGGCAGGCTGCCGGAAGCATGATAATTGTTAATGCCCACAGGATTAATCAGGGCAAATTTCCAATAATTCCAAAAAACGAGAGCGGGAGGCTTTTTGATTTTTATTTCATTGAAGAAGAGGATGGTGAAAAGATAGTAAAAATTATAAAAGAGCTGTGTGTTGAAAGAATTCCAGAAAGGTTCAAATTCAATCCAATTGATGATATTCAAGTTTTAAGCCCCATGCATAAAGGTATTACAGGAGCTTCAAACCTCAATCATGAACTGCAGGAAGCGCTGAATCCTGGCGGTGTGGAATTTGCAAGGGGAGGAAGGGTTTTCAGGATTAATGACAAAGTGATGCAGGTGAGAAATAATTATGATAAGGATGTTTATAATGGTGATATAGGAAGGGTAGTGGAAATTGATTTTGAGAAACAGGAATTAAAAGTGTTGTATGATACTGGCATAGTGGGCTATGATTTCTCAGAGCTTGATGAAATATATCTTTCCTATGCAATATCTGTTCACAAGTCTCAGGGTTCTGAGTATAAAGCTGTAATAATACCCCTACTCCCGCAACACTACTTCCTGCTTCAGAGGAACCTTCTTTATACTGCTGTTACCAGAGGGAAAAGGCTTGTCATTTTAGTGGGTACAAAAAAGGCAATCGGAATGGCACTGAGCAACAACAAGGTTCAGGAAAGATACACCTTGCTGAGACAGAGATTGATAAAGCATTAA
- a CDS encoding LPS export ABC transporter permease LptG, translated as MKILDRYVIKEFLRTFGIILLVFLSVFLIADLFERIDDIIENHSSIILLLRYYAFKLPFMIFSVFPFAILFATLLTIRNFIVQNELIAVTSNAISLYRVFIPLVLLGVLLTFLTFGINELILPTTNQKFYDLGYEIKGKINPFYNPSKDSVQEIWYRGSKNQFFNMDLLIKSSKEIYKVTIYHLDNKFKLKERLDAQKVLYRNGKWIFINGVHRIFNGNDWTIKERFEQKEIPINESFEDFQRIAKKSEAMSFFELSAYLKRLRLSGLAHNQYRTYIVDLYSKISMPATCLVMMLIGISFAVKSGRIKGNVIGFVLGIILGFSYWIIFHFGISLGHGGKLPPMIASFAPAVIFGVTGIYLFFHLE; from the coding sequence ATGAAAATCCTTGATAGATACGTAATAAAAGAGTTTCTGCGGACATTCGGAATAATACTGCTTGTTTTTCTGTCAGTCTTTCTGATTGCAGACCTGTTTGAAAGAATAGACGACATAATCGAAAACCATTCTTCAATAATCCTTCTACTGCGCTATTACGCATTCAAACTCCCCTTTATGATTTTTTCTGTTTTTCCTTTTGCTATTCTGTTTGCAACTCTTCTAACAATAAGAAATTTCATAGTCCAGAATGAATTAATAGCAGTAACTTCAAACGCCATAAGTCTTTACAGAGTCTTTATTCCTCTTGTTCTGCTTGGTGTTTTATTAACTTTTCTGACTTTTGGAATTAATGAATTGATTCTCCCAACCACTAACCAGAAATTTTATGATTTGGGATATGAAATAAAAGGGAAAATAAATCCATTTTATAATCCATCAAAAGATTCTGTACAGGAAATATGGTACAGAGGTTCAAAAAACCAGTTTTTCAATATGGATTTGCTTATAAAATCTTCAAAAGAAATATATAAAGTGACCATTTACCATCTTGATAACAAGTTTAAACTCAAAGAGCGGCTTGATGCGCAGAAAGTTCTTTATCGGAATGGCAAATGGATCTTTATTAATGGAGTACACAGGATTTTTAATGGAAATGACTGGACTATAAAGGAAAGATTTGAACAGAAAGAGATACCAATTAATGAAAGCTTTGAAGATTTTCAGCGTATTGCAAAAAAATCTGAGGCAATGTCCTTTTTTGAACTGAGTGCTTATTTAAAAAGACTTAGACTGAGCGGATTGGCTCATAACCAGTACAGGACTTACATTGTTGATCTGTATTCCAAAATATCAATGCCTGCAACATGCCTTGTTATGATGTTAATCGGAATCTCTTTTGCCGTCAAATCAGGACGCATAAAGGGAAATGTTATAGGATTTGTATTGGGAATAATTCTCGGGTTCAGTTACTGGATTATTTTTCATTTTGGCATTTCTCTTGGCCATGGAGGAAAACTCCCTCCGATGATTGCCTCTTTTGCACCTGCGGTAATTTTTGGAGTAACAGGAATATATCTTTTTTTTCATCTTGAATGA
- a CDS encoding site-specific tyrosine recombinase XerD has translation MDETLSSYFDYLAIEKGLSKNSLEAYSHDLIDFASSIEKQGFKDIKSITSKNIRSYISDSRKHSLSTKTIIRKIASLKGFFKYLQMKGAIEDNPIVNIESPKTWKKLPHTLNIVEVNSLLCQPDTKIPVGIRDQAMLEILYGAGLRVSELVELTTNSINLEVGFLRCFGKGSKERVVPVGEIAVKCVRNYLDEARSILLKKSTSDHLFLTRSGKKMTRQGFWKIIKKYALKAGIKKTISPHTLRHSFASHLLEGGADLRSVQALLGHSDISTTQIYTHLTTEKIREIYKKHHPRA, from the coding sequence ATTGATGAGACCCTGTCAAGTTACTTTGATTACCTGGCAATCGAAAAGGGATTGTCAAAAAACAGCCTTGAAGCCTATTCGCATGATTTGATAGATTTTGCATCATCAATCGAGAAGCAGGGATTCAAAGATATAAAATCCATTACCTCAAAAAACATAAGGTCATATATATCAGATTCAAGAAAGCACAGCCTGTCAACAAAAACCATCATTCGTAAAATCGCCTCCTTAAAAGGTTTTTTCAAATACCTGCAGATGAAAGGCGCTATTGAGGATAATCCCATTGTAAATATCGAGTCGCCGAAAACATGGAAAAAGCTTCCTCATACATTAAACATAGTAGAAGTTAACTCGCTTTTGTGCCAGCCTGATACTAAAATCCCTGTAGGTATAAGGGACCAGGCTATGCTTGAGATTCTGTATGGAGCCGGGCTCAGGGTTTCTGAGCTGGTTGAACTTACCACTAACAGCATAAACCTTGAAGTCGGGTTCCTGAGGTGTTTTGGGAAAGGCTCAAAGGAGAGGGTTGTTCCGGTTGGAGAAATTGCAGTAAAATGTGTCAGGAATTATCTCGACGAGGCAAGATCTATACTTTTAAAAAAATCAACATCTGATCACCTTTTTCTTACAAGGTCAGGAAAAAAAATGACAAGACAGGGGTTTTGGAAAATTATAAAAAAGTATGCTTTAAAAGCCGGAATAAAAAAGACTATATCCCCTCATACTCTCAGGCATTCCTTTGCAAGCCACCTCCTTGAAGGCGGCGCTGATTTGAGGTCTGTTCAGGCACTCCTTGGACATTCAGACATTTCAACAACCCAAATCTACACACATCTTACAACTGAAAAAATCAGGGAAATCTATAAAAAACATCATCCGAGGGCTTGA
- a CDS encoding tRNA pseudouridine(38-40) synthase TruA, translated as MTNFKLKIQYNGTNYSGWQVQPNAVTIEKILTESIEKLLQEKINLTGAARTDAGVHALGQVANFHSSKLFLSSDNVFLWQNNKNFLRFLNCVLPKDISVKNIEAVDEEFHSRFKSKGKVYKYQIWKSPIHSPFYYPYSWHIWYKLDIESMKEAAKYLVGEKDFASFQGTGCDAKSTVRRIDLIEIKTNGELFEIWVKGSGFLKHMVRNMVGTLVKVGTGEISPHIMKDILNAKDRRTAGPTAPAKGLFLVEVKY; from the coding sequence ATGACTAATTTCAAACTGAAGATTCAGTATAACGGAACCAATTATTCAGGATGGCAGGTCCAGCCAAATGCTGTAACCATTGAAAAGATTTTAACAGAATCTATTGAAAAACTCCTTCAGGAAAAGATAAATCTGACAGGTGCGGCAAGAACTGATGCCGGAGTTCACGCTCTTGGACAGGTAGCAAATTTCCATTCATCAAAACTTTTTTTATCATCAGATAATGTTTTTTTGTGGCAGAATAACAAAAACTTTTTAAGATTTTTAAACTGTGTTCTTCCTAAAGATATTTCAGTAAAAAATATTGAAGCTGTTGATGAAGAATTTCATTCCCGCTTTAAATCTAAAGGAAAGGTTTATAAGTATCAGATATGGAAATCTCCAATCCACTCCCCGTTTTATTATCCCTATTCCTGGCACATATGGTATAAACTTGATATAGAATCAATGAAGGAGGCTGCGAAATATCTTGTTGGTGAAAAGGATTTTGCATCATTTCAGGGTACAGGATGTGATGCAAAATCAACTGTAAGAAGGATTGACCTTATTGAGATAAAAACCAATGGCGAGCTTTTTGAAATATGGGTTAAAGGTTCTGGTTTTTTGAAACACATGGTAAGAAACATGGTCGGTACCCTTGTAAAAGTCGGGACAGGAGAAATAAGTCCTCATATAATGAAAGACATCCTCAATGCAAAAGACAGAAGGACTGCTGGTCCCACAGCCCCTGCAAAAGGGCTTTTTCTGGTGGAAGTGAAATATTAA
- a CDS encoding nucleoside triphosphate pyrophosphohydrolase, with translation MPHKKSNKKKEQHSFDKVVKVIETLRGPNGCPWDKEQTRESIKPLLIEEAYEVLEAIEEKDPELIKEELGDLLLQVIFHAQIAKESNEFTIKEILDVLHDKMVRRHPHVFKGQDAKSSKEVLKQWEEIKKSENKEKKKKSLLGGIPKTLPALLYAQRIQDKASRVGFDWENISQVFAKFKEELSEFENAYAEGKKEKIEEEIGDLFFTLINISRFLKINPDDALKKTARKFISRFHFIEKKIGKTGKSIEKFSLDELDKLWEKAKEKEISGEL, from the coding sequence TTGCCACACAAAAAATCAAATAAGAAAAAAGAACAGCATAGTTTTGACAAGGTTGTTAAGGTGATAGAAACCCTCAGGGGACCAAATGGATGCCCGTGGGATAAGGAACAGACACGGGAGTCAATCAAACCGCTTTTAATCGAAGAGGCTTACGAAGTGCTGGAAGCTATAGAGGAAAAGGACCCTGAGCTTATTAAAGAAGAACTCGGAGACCTCCTTCTTCAGGTCATATTTCACGCACAGATTGCAAAAGAGAGCAATGAGTTTACAATAAAAGAAATATTAGATGTTCTTCACGACAAGATGGTAAGGCGCCATCCCCATGTGTTTAAAGGTCAGGATGCAAAATCTTCAAAAGAAGTTCTGAAGCAATGGGAGGAAATCAAGAAGAGCGAAAACAAAGAAAAAAAGAAAAAATCTCTCCTTGGGGGAATACCAAAAACCCTCCCTGCACTCCTCTATGCACAGCGCATTCAGGACAAAGCTTCAAGGGTTGGCTTTGACTGGGAAAATATCAGCCAGGTTTTTGCAAAATTCAAAGAAGAGCTGTCAGAGTTTGAAAATGCATATGCAGAAGGCAAAAAAGAAAAAATAGAAGAAGAGATTGGGGATTTGTTTTTTACTTTAATAAACATTTCAAGGTTTTTAAAAATTAACCCCGATGACGCTCTTAAAAAAACTGCAAGGAAATTCATTTCAAGATTTCACTTCATAGAAAAAAAGATTGGAAAAACCGGAAAGAGCATAGAGAAATTTTCTCTTGATGAGCTTGATAAATTATGGGAAAAGGCTAAAGAGAAAGAAATCTCAGGAGAACTTTAA